TTATTTACACGTGACATCAACGGCACACTCGGGTAAAagtgatttattttcttttgttttcaaGATTTATCTTAAACTTGAGAATCTACACTCGAGTGGGTCATTCAAGATGAGGGGAGCCTACAACGCTTTATGTTCGATACCAGATGAAAAACTGCGCGATGGAGTTTACACCGCAAGTACCGGAAACTTTGCTCTGGTAAATGTGAATGTTTGAtagatatttgatattattgataaaatagAACAACAACGTCTACGTGCATACTAGCATCGTCAGCCGGTTCAGAATACGTCCGCTTTGTCTCTTATCGAACTTCGGGATGTTTTTACTAAAATGAGATGCCCTGCATCTGTTACAAAATCCACATTTCATAACCGACTAAGGTCTAAAAACATTCATAATGAACTAATATAAGCTTTGGTTGTATTACACTATGAGTTTTGCTATAGTATGCTTGTTTTTACCGTAACTTAACGATGCCCATTATTCCCGaataattctttcaattcttaaaGTTTGTTTACTGTAATTATAGGGATTGGCGTGGTCCTGTCGCAAAAGAGGCATCAAATGTACGGTTATAGCGCGTTGTGACTCGGCAAAAATGAAGTTAGAAACGCTGGGTCGACTCGGCGCTGAAGTGACGATTGTCAGTCGTGAAACGTGGTATCAGGTGATCGCAGATCGCACGTACAAAGATATAAAGGGAACGTTTATCCATCCGGCTGTTGAGCGAACGGTGATTGCAGGTGGGTTGTTGTCATTCCCAGTCAGTATCGTACTCAAGAACGgcagatttatttttttaatggaCTAAACTTGGGCTCATTGCGATTTTAGATGCAGCCTAATCTACTTTGCCTTTTACTCAGTGGACCTGCATTTGTCAAAGAATGTACAATATGTCTTTCGCACCTTTCCAATTCGGATTTTATAAAGCAAGGTCTATTAGTATCTTCCAGACATTTACTATATAAAGGTCTAGTAGTGTTTTCCATACATGTATCTACAGTTGCTTCCTTTTACTTTCGACTCAACGGCCAAAAGTTTGTATGGGATACTAAATCAAAACAACTAACAGGGTCAATCTCTATTCTAAGATAAACACTTCAATCTGATTAAAacatgttttttgttttaaggTAATGGTACTATCGGAGTTGAGATTTTTGAGGACTTGCCTCAGGTCGACGCAGTTGTTGTACCATACGGAGGAGGTGGGTTGACATGTGGTGTCGGCTCGGCGTTGAAGGCATTGAAACCATCCGCTAAAATTTACGCATGCGAAGTAGAAACAGCTACACCGCTGAAATCGGCATTTCTCGCAGGAGAACCTGTTGTTTGTGAGAGTCAGAGTGGCTTCGTCGACGGGATGGGTGGTAATACGGTGCTTCCAGATATGTGGAATTTGGTAAACAATCTAGTCGACGAAACTCTGGTCGTTTCTTTAGAGGAAATCTGTTCTGCGATCCGATTTGTGCTCGAGCGTAATCACGTGGTTGCCGAAGGGGCAGGTGGCGCCCCGGTCGCTGCCGCACTAAGCGGAAAGATCAAAGAGAAGAACATCGTTTGCATAATTTCCGGCGGAAATATCGACACCGACAGACTGCAGACGATTCTTAATGGCAGCGTTCCTATATAGCTAACATTCAATCAATAAAGCACTTATCACTTATTGCTTCGTTAACAGGGAAATAGCTAAGATGGTAGAGCGATCGCTATGCATGCGAGAGGTACCGGGATCGATGGCCGGGTTCTCCAAAAACTTTTTCACACTACTACTGTACTGAGCTTAAGGACCCCCGATCAACGTTAGTTTGTTCATGGACCAGAACTTCAAGGTAAACCGGTAGATATCCCACTATCCTACTAAACAAATTTTCTTATAAACATTACatgaaaaatatagctgcaaaccAGCCTGTGAcatttttagaatattatATTGTATACTCGTTTTACCCACCAGCAATACTGCCGAACAGCTTTGAGTCGTTTTCGTTTCACGTCCATGCGTTTAAGAGGCCATGTCGAGCCTCTACTGATGCCTGTTGCTCCTctgatgatatttcatttgaagTTATTGTAGGATTTCAGAAGTTACAGTGATTATAGTACCTGCTTCAATTGTAGTTCAGGACTACAATAACACCGGATCCTACGATAAATAGACTTCTCTTCTTTTGACAGCATCAACCACAGCTCCACCAGGAAAAAGGAAAAGATATTAACAAAATAAAAGTCTGCATGATTTTTCTTACAGCATGTATTCAAAGACATATAACAGATAACATGCTAAAATAAAATTCTGCATGTTTTTATAACACGTATTTCAAAGACTAAGAAACAGATAAAATGACCGAACCTGTGTCCCTCATAGCATGCTTACTAGACTAATTGCGTTAATCTGTTTAAAAGCATTCGTTGTACAGCTTGGTGCGTAACGACATGTATTATCACAACAACTGTATCATATATCACACACACATAACGAAGTAAACGagtaaatgaaattcaaaataccgAAACCTATAAATATTGATGGATAGCCGACATATGGCTGTATGACACCGGCACATATCGATACTATGATAGCTGCTAACCGACAGAGCACCACGTCTAAAGCAAATATTGTCTCGTAATTTTGGTCGAATTTCTTATCCGCGATATCTGACAACCAAGGATGGAGAAATGCACCCAGCAAACTGAATGCTAGTATAGATATACTATCCGGACCGAACGCCTGCCAACTATTTTGAATGAACGGAAAAGAGACCATCGAAATTAtcaccaatatataataaattatagCGTAAATCCATCGGCGATTTCTAGTTTTCGAAACAAATAATCCAAAAATGTTTGTACTTGAAAGAAAAAGCACGGCTGTTGACAGTCTTATTGTCGCCAGTTGCCAGTTCGCAACATCCAAATATTCCATCATCCAATACGGTACAAAACTAATATAGATAAAGCATAAAATAACATCCATGGCGTCAAGCCCGAATAGCACTAACGTTTGTCCGTCGGTGAGCATCGATTTAACCACGCTGAGTTGAAACGGCTTTTTATTTCTCGATTCTTCGTCGcaattattttgtattttcacgAACGCTCGGACGACGATGGTCATCGCTAATGCCGCGAAAAGTATCCAAAACGGAGCCGCGCGCCCGATCCATCGAACAACGTACAAACAGCCCGCATAACCAAGCATACTTCCACCGTGTCGACAACTGTATATGACCGCTAGTGCAATATCTCTTGCCGAACCAGTTTCGAAAGTGACGGCGACCATCGTTAAGCCAGCATTGAGGGTAAACGCAATGGATAGTCCAACCAACGAATCTGCAATCGCTAGAGCCCACCACACTGACGCTAAGGCTGACACGAAGATACCACCGAGTCCGGTCATCAGACCGAACCAAAACGGTTTAACATGTCCATATCTATATGTAAGACTGCCACTTAGAACATTTCCTAAGATCGTCCCGAAACTATAAGTCGATTCGGTAATTGTGGCCTTGACGGTAACCCACTGATCGTCTGAGGAATTGTGTTGTTTTTCGCGTAGAAGATCATACGTTACGGCCATTATAGTACCTGCCGATAGTTCAATTATCAATGATGCCATACTTACAATACAGACAATAACTACAGGACTACACTGATACCGGGTCATCCAAGGACTAGATTTCTCCTCTTCCGATTTGGAAACAACAGCATTAGATATTGCTCCGTAAACCTTGTTATCAACAAGATCCTCACTTTCCTCGTTCATCATTTTGGATTCGTTTACCCGATGTCTACCACCGTATCCACTTGTCACACCTTAAATGTTGCTTAGTAGAACGAAGACTCGTGGACGTTGAGCAGCATTTCGATGTAAAACGCGTAACTTCTTTAAAGCTTGTCGAGGAGTCTATTcaataatagtttatttttcgcGCATGTCGAGGAGTGTATACATTTCTATTCAATCGCTGTTTATTCTCATGACGATCGATCTAATCCCGAAATAACGTTGTACTGTATAGAAAACATCGGGTCTGTGAAGTGAAACAGTGACTATAAGGTATTAATACGCGACATTTACGAATAAAACTCATGAATGAAAACTCATTTATGAATAAGactcatgaataaaatataagtGTATAAATACTAAGCGAATGATAAGGCTTTCAAAGTGGAATGAATTAACGTAAATAATGCAATTCGATCAGTATTTAGATCAAATAAAACGTGTTGGATAATCTTGAATAAGCTTGAATATTAAACGGCTCGTAATCTAACCACATTTGTATAGTCCGTCGACAATTTGGATGCGCGTTCGTTCCTTTCATTTCAAAGTACactatgaaaatatgataCAGGTCTACACAACagaaataatatcaatgaataaatatagctgcaaagcagcgataacggatTTTCATATATCCCGTATAGTGGTCAATATATGACGTTGAAATAATAGATAGCAATGTATTACAGATTTCCGACTTCAGTGGCTCGGATAGGACAATACTGGTATTCAATACTTTACTTTAAATTATGTAAAACATTGGAAAATTAGATTTCTGACATTGTTTCGATTGACTGCATTTCGTCAGTATAATGAATGTAAATCACCTCTACTTCAATGTAATGGATGTCCTGATATGTAAACGGTTTGGCTAAATATGCAAAACGTGATCAGTGCAGAATTCTAGAGGGGTATACGGTGCCCTGGTGACGGCTAATATAAAAAAACCTCCATGATTCGCCACAACTTGTCGACCATGAATAATATTCCTTGTCACGCAATGCATGGGGGATGATGGTAAAGAACAATATGCTGTATATGCTAGTTATTAGAAAGCCTCGTGGAAACAAAACATCTGTCTCCATAATTCTAATCGACGGATAAACTCTTATCGTGTTTAAAAAGCTCCTCAGTCGTTAATGACATTATAAAAACTGGTGCCTTCCAAACTGGACACGATAGTACATGTCAGAAGATGGTGCCATCCTCGACAATCTTGCTTGTAGCAGTACTGTTCTCTGCTGCTGGGGCTGCAGTTCGATATGATGGGTAAGGCATGTTCACGATCAGAAAGGCAAATATACCCATAGATATTTCCAAGCAAAGTTCGTATCCCAGTTTGTCCGTCTTTTATGgcttatcattttattcagtCCCGGTCGAAGTCGGTGATTCATTTGGAACAACTTTTGagattttcatcttttcatCGTCGACAGGTATAAAGTGGTACGAATTCAACCTACATCTCAAGGCCAGTTGGATTACATTCGAGGATTTATAAAGAGCGAACAGGTTTTTTTCACGAATGAATTTCACACATGTCAGTTTTACTAGTTGTGTAGAAAGATGTTGCTACAAATGCGTGTTCATGAATTTCAgatatttgtgaatacatTAGTAACAATTTcgaatttctgatattttgtaaatagaaAAAAGAGCTTTGTATATAGACGGACTTGTCGATATATTTCAGTTGGACGAATGGAAGATGGCTGTCGGGCAGCCTGGAATGATTAGTATTCCTCCGAAATCGTTCGAATACATTGTAAAGATGTTGAACAACAGAGGAATCAAATTCGTTGTGACCATTGACGATCTCCAAAAGTAGGatatagaatatagtcgaaacctCATTACACCGTAGGCTTTTCTTCATAATCGCTGGTGTTTTCTTAAAATGATGACCATTTTGAAATACACATGCTCTGTGTTGGTTTGCATAGACAAGGTACTGTCTTATTCACTTCAAGTGaaaaaataccaacaatacaaAGTAAAACTAAGCTAAGAGGATTTTTGACGCTATCTTGCAAAACCAAACGTTTTTCTTCAAACACAACTatgttgatataaatgataatttcagATCTCTCGAAGAGCAGCGAAATACACCGCCTGGTATCCACAGGTCTGCTCTGAGTTTATCACAGTACCATTCATATAAAGAAGTAAGCGAATTTGCAATGTCTCGTTTGGTGCATTTCTGACGGGTTTATGAGAATCTACTAAGGCCAATGTAATTCGGCAATGTTTCGCCTAAAATTACCGTAGGCTTGTCGAGGGTGTTATACATATACCACAAATCctattacacatttttgacagGAAGTAGACCATTTGGCCAAAGATATGGTAACCTCAAGAACCTGGTTCACCCGTCGAGTAACATCCGAGTCAATAGTCTACGTAGGTTAGCGACTGGCTTTGATTGTTGATAACTTGTTCTTTACAGATTGTTAGCTATATGGAAAGTGCTGTAATGAACAATTTGGACTTGCCAATCAGTAGGTTTTCTATCGGTAAAACTGTTGAAGGTAGGACCATAGAAGGAATAAAGGTAAAAAGCAATCCTCATCTATCGATCTGAACAATGCAAGACGTTTAGTAAAACATGATTCGAACCCAAGACGTCTGAGAACTACGTGAGAAATTCCTCGGTGATCTCCGTGAACGACTCATCGGAGATCTCCGTGAGATACTATTACTAACGGAACATTATTACAGCTCTTTATTGTGAATGATATATTTATCTTTCCGGCATTTTTTACATCATCggaaacatttcaaacaatACGATTTTTTCGACATTTGtcatttatcttttttttgtttcgttaTCTTTTTGTGACAACGTCAAGTTCGGAAAAGACACGGCGGCGAAAGCGGTTTGGATCGACGGTGGAATCCACGCCAGAGAATGGATTTCACCGGCTACCCTACTTTACACGATCAACAAAGTACGTGTGCTATTCGTGGTATCATATTACGGACCATGATGCAAATTTATCAGAGAATATGCTAGCTTTTTCAACAGGAACATCATAATTTTACATCCATGATTAAATATGCCAAGTCAAACCACTGACTCCAAAACGAATGGTTATGCTAGACGTAGATATCAAAGGCGGCGTTTTCGTTTCACGTCTCTTCGTTTCAGAGTCTATGTCAAACTTAACTTACtatacatttcaaatcaaatcatattcaaatcttgatttatgattaactcattttcaaatatttcactcagattcaaatttcaactctGAACCGAGATTGTATGGGtctttgttttcaaacttaaGCTTTCAGTTTGTTGACATACATTTAACTGTGATAAGTAATGCAAGTTAAAAGCAGAATTGCAATTATCTGCGGAAAAGCCTAACACTGTTTACAAGAGCTCAATTCCAGAATCGCGGGTCAAATTTGACTTCGAAtttaaattcgatttatttCCAATTGGTTAACCCTTATACGTTATCTTCACACCCGTGACAGTGTTACTGGCTCCAGATTTCATTACCAGCTAGGCCTTTTTAAAATATcccataattgaaaataatgaaaatgccgAATTCGTTTACCATTAAATTAGACTTATACAACATTTCTCTTCCAGGTGATTACTTTATATCGTCAGAAAGATCCGTTTATTACGGCTTTACTGTCTAATGTGCAAGTATATTTTGTTCCCGTTTTAAACCCGGACGGTTACGTATACACGTGGACTACGGTGAGTTTTAGAAAACTGTCGTATATTCTATTCACATAAGGCGAGGGTAGCAGTTGATAACCTTAACACAGGAGTGGGTCAAGCTTTTTGGAAAAGGTGCATGGGTGCTTGTCCCCCGAAAAAGAAACGATCCCTGCCTTATCTCTGATTTGAAAAGTGAGAAACCGACGAAAAGAAACGCCCGACACACCGCTTTATTATGCCATGTAACGGAATGGTTATCAATCAAGTCTACCCTGGAACCACCACCCAGCTAGAGAAAATGGCACCTGGAAACGGTAAAATGCGTTCGTTATTCTTTCAAAATATCTGATTTCACTCGTAGGATCGGATGTGGCGTAAGAACAGACGCAGAGGGCGCTACTGTACGGGAGTCGATTTAAACAGGAACTGGAAGTATCATTGGATGGGTAACTTCTTCTTTATTGATTACTCTAATCCATGTATGAATGTTTATGTTATATAATTCAAACCAATGTTGATGCAATTATATTAACTCTCAAAGACCGGTTCCACAAAAGGGTTAGATATTTTACATTAATTAAATCGAATAAATAAAGATGGAAGTTAACTTTTTCGCAAAACGGGATACATGGCCAATATCGTACAGGTTTTGTGGTACGCAGATTCTTTCTACATTGGAACTGatattcattatcatatcTATGGAACTCCCTTCAAAACGACAAACTTCTATTTGTATCAATGTAGAGCAGGGAGCCAGCAGCTACGAATGTTCGGAAACCTACGCCGGTCCGTCTGCTATGTCGGAACCGGAGACGCAAGCCGTTGCGAATTTCATCGAGACCAATAAACAACGGATTAGGATGTATTTGTCGTTTCATTCGTTCGGTCAGTATTTTCTGACGCCATGGGGCTATGGTAGAGTGCTGCCCGATGACTATAAACAACTCGTAAGTGTACATAGAGAAAATAGATCCCTCGAGTAATGGCGATA
This sequence is a window from Tubulanus polymorphus chromosome 9, tnTubPoly1.2, whole genome shotgun sequence. Protein-coding genes within it:
- the LOC141911037 gene encoding L-threonine ammonia-lyase-like, whose protein sequence is MYCIDRSTMETKTDLASLTMLPLSEIMTAKKTMEGVIMRTPLVPLNLTDENSDKKIYLKLENLHSSGSFKMRGAYNALCSIPDEKLRDGVYTASTGNFALGLAWSCRKRGIKCTVIARCDSAKMKLETLGRLGAEVTIVSRETWYQVIADRTYKDIKGTFIHPAVERTVIAGNGTIGVEIFEDLPQVDAVVVPYGGGGLTCGVGSALKALKPSAKIYACEVETATPLKSAFLAGEPVVCESQSGFVDGMGGNTVLPDMWNLVNNLVDETLVVSLEEICSAIRFVLERNHVVAEGAGGAPVAAALSGKIKEKNIVCIISGGNIDTDRLQTILNGSVPI
- the LOC141910951 gene encoding carboxypeptidase B-like — encoded protein: MVPSSTILLVAVLFSAAGAAVRYDGYKVVRIQPTSQGQLDYIRGFIKSEQLDEWKMAVGQPGMISIPPKSFEYIVKMLNNRGIKFVVTIDDLQKSLEEQRNTPPGIHRSALSLSQYHSYKEIVSYMESAVMNNLDLPISRFSIGKTVEGRTIEGIKFGKDTAAKAVWIDGGIHAREWISPATLLYTINKVITLYRQKDPFITALLSNVQVYFVPVLNPDGYVYTWTTDRMWRKNRRRGRYCTGVDLNRNWKYHWMEQGASSYECSETYAGPSAMSEPETQAVANFIETNKQRIRMYLSFHSFGQYFLTPWGYGRVLPDDYKQLESLAKNAVGAIRAANGPRYTVGTSAFALYPAAGGSDDWAKGVAGIKYSYTIELPDNGRYGFALPARFIEPTGRHTWHAFVVLLRHVLDN